The Candidatus Margulisiibacteriota bacterium DNA segment GTCAAATATTCAAAAAAATTTAACGGCTATTTTTACGGTGATGATAGTTTCATACTTAAGAATGTCAGCTTGGCAGAGGGAGATATCCTGGCAATGCTTATTGGCAAAAATGTTTTGAACTTATACAAAAATACTCCGTATTTCGAGGAACTGGAAAAAGCTTATAATAAAATCTCATTCATGCTTCCTGATTATGTATCTCTGGATGCCAAGGATATAGCACTTGTTTCACTGGAAATGCATAATGCCCTAAATATGGAAAAAAGCGGAATTAAAACCTTTAAAGTTTTAATTGAAGCCTTTCAGTCTCAACATAAAGTGAAAATCGTGATAAGAGACTTACTGGAAGGGAACAAGGTTATAAAAAGTCTGGTAAGCCCTGGAATTCTCAAGTTTCTTAATGGTACCTGGTATTTGCTGGGTTATGATCAGGACCAGAAAAAACTGAAATTTTTTAATATTTCCCGGATTATTAAAATCAGAAAAATGAAAGAAACTTATAAAGCAGAAGATATACAAAAATTGATCAGTCAGAGTGAACATAAACAGGTAAAAGAGGAAATCGTTAAGGTAAAAATAAAATTTAACAGTAAAATAGCAGATTTCGTATTAGACAGGTTCACCGATAATAATTATAAAACAAGCTATACACCGAAAGGTGAGCTGGTGGTGGAATTTCAGACTGGGG contains these protein-coding regions:
- a CDS encoding WYL domain-containing protein encodes the protein MNQNNFLRIIEIDKLIKDKSYPNCQFLQDRLKVSERTILRDIDILKEVFQAPVKYSKKFNGYFYGDDSFILKNVSLAEGDILAMLIGKNVLNLYKNTPYFEELEKAYNKISFMLPDYVSLDAKDIALVSLEMHNALNMEKSGIKTFKVLIEAFQSQHKVKIVIRDLLEGNKVIKSLVSPGILKFLNGTWYLLGYDQDQKKLKFFNISRIIKIRKMKETYKAEDIQKLISQSEHKQVKEEIVKVKIKFNSKIADFVLDRFTDNNYKTSYTPKGELVVEFQTGDIDTIYYWLLSFGPQVEIIEPFTLRSRIRKDLISMVTMY